In Kryptolebias marmoratus isolate JLee-2015 linkage group LG20, ASM164957v2, whole genome shotgun sequence, a genomic segment contains:
- the wrnip1 gene encoding ATPase WRNIP1 has translation MATDVPPPVPESLQCPVCFRDFTPETINTHLDVCLLDSSATSSPSAAAEGGSPPVKKARTGAEPVNASAPSSSSSSSCCSGTQSSVFPLFQTNKGKLSIQTDRTGVLTSQLSPVRAVSKGVNQTEAGSGSAGHMEALQSHRPASNSETLKKTGADLPPRTLLTFDKPLAEILRPNTLEEYFGQSKVVGQQTLIRSLLDSQEIPSLILWGPPGCGKTTLAHIIASSSKKRGTARFVTLSATSSSTAEVREVIKQAQNELRLCRRKTVLFIDEIHRFNKSQQDTFLPHVECGTVTLIGATTENPSFQVNAALLSRCRVLVLEKLSVEAMGSILNRAVATLGIRVWRRGPLDPDGQVRTNGHEPNIYIEQKALDTIAYLCDGDARTGLNSLQLAVQAQMNSTRPDVLTRDSSSQEIVVTEQHVKEGLQRSHILYDKAGEEHYNCISALHKSMRGSHENASLYWLGRMLEGGEDPLYVARRLVRFASEDVGLADPAALPQAVSAFQACHFIGMPECEVILAQCVVYLARAPKSVEIYKAYSNVKACLRNHKGPLPPVPLHLRNAPTRLMKQLGYGKDYKYNPAFRNPVEQEYLPKELQETDFFTWSPSDP, from the exons ATGGCGACGGACGTGCCTCCTCCAGTTCCGGAGTCTCTGCAGTGTCCCGTTTGTTTTCGAGACTTCACGCCGGAGACAATTAACACACACCTCGACGTGTGTCTCCTGGACAGTTCGGCTACCAGCAGCCCGTCAGCAGCTGCCGAGGGCGGCTCTCCTCCCGTGAAGAAAGCTCGCACTGGCGCGGAACCTGTCAACGCATCTGctcccagctcctcctcctcctcctcctgctgctcggGGACACAGTCCTCGGTGTTCCCTCTGTTTCAGACCAACAAGGGGAAACTCAGCATTCAGACTGACAGAACCGGCGTGCTCACCAGTCAGCTAAGTCCCGTCAGAGCTGTCAGTAAGGGGGTTAATCAGACGGAGGCTGGGTCTGGATCAGCTGGTCACATGGAAGCTCTGCAGAGCCACAGACCCGCATCAAACAGTGAGACTTTGAAGAAGACCGGTGCTGATTTACCACCACGGACGTTGTTGACGTTTGACAAACCCCTGGCCGAGATTCTGAGACCAAACACGCTGGAGGAGTACTTCGGCCAGAGTAAAGTTGTGGGCCAGCAGACCCTTATCAGATCCCTCCTGGACTCCCAGGAGATCCCATCCCTGATCCTGTGGGGTCCACCGGGATGTGGAAAG ACCACTTTAGCCCACATAATTGCCAGCAGCAGTAAAAAGAGGGGGACAGCTCGTTTCGTCACGCTGTCAGCCACCAGCTCGTCCACGGCTGAAGTGCGAGAGGTGATCAAACAGGCGCAGAACGAGCTCAGGCTGTGCAGGAGGAAGACCGTCCTGTTCATCGACGAAATTCACCGCTTCAACAAGTCCCAGCAG GACACTTTCCTTCCCCACGTGGAGTGCGGGACGGTGACTCTGATCGGAGCGACCACTGAGAATCCGTCCTTCCAGGTGAACGCGGCGCTGTTGAGCCGGTGCAGggtcctggttctggagaaGCTGTCTGTGGAAGCGATGGGTTCGATTTTGAACAGAGCCGTGGCAACACTTGGGATCAGAGTCTGGAGGCGAGGTCCATTGGATCCCGACGGTCAAGTGCGGACCAACGGACACGA accaaaTATATACATTGAACAAAAAGCCTTGGACACCATTGCCTACCTTTGTGATGGTGATGCAAGAACAGGACTCAACAGCCTCCAGCTAGCTGTGCAGGCCCAGATGAACTCCACACGTCCGGACGTTCTGACACGAGACAGTTCTTCTCAAGAGATAGTGGTGACAGAGCAGCACGTCAAGGAGGGTCTCCAGAGGTCCCATATTCTCTATGATAAAGCTG GTGAGGAGCATTACAACTGCATCTCTGCGCTGCACAAATCCATGAGAGGCTCCCACGAGAACGCGTCCCTCTACTGGCTGGGCCGCATGCTGGAGGGCGGCGAGGATCCGCTCTACGTGGCTCGCAGACTGGTCCGCTTTGCCAGCGAGGATGTCG gTTTAGCAGATCCCGCCGCCCTTCCTCAGGCTGTTTCTGCCTTCCAGGCTTGTCACTTCATTGGGATGCCCGAATGTGAG GTGATCCTGGCCCAGTGTGTTGTCTACCTTGCGCGAGCCCCCAAGTCGGTGGAGATCTACAAGGCTTATAGCAACGTGAAGGCCTGCCTGAGAAACCACAAGGGGCCCCTGCCTCCTGTCCCCCTGCACCTCCGAAACGCTCCCACCAGGCTGATGAAACAGCTTGGCTATGGGAAAGACTACAAATACAACCCAGCGTTCAGAAACCCCGTGGAGCAGGAGTACTTACCCaaggagctgcaggaaacagacTTCTTCACCTGGTCACCCTCAGACCCATGA
- the LOC108239663 gene encoding alanine aminotransferase 2 encodes MYLFTEIGSNVKNMKQLEYLVLAKQTKKVINELRQGVIKPYTEVIDVCWGDPHRAGIKPLSFVRQVLAACLYPQLLESDKLLVDVRQRAKRLLEACDGGSVGSYSPTTGIPEISQKVSEFIKKRDGGVPSYPENIYISPGSQWSLANILNVLVNPEASLRTGVLTPVPCHITTITSLMGMGAVVIPYYLNEEQGWTLQVEELQRALESVKGVCNPVALYVINPGNPSGLVQSRKSIQEVIQFVSEKRLFLLADEVYQDCVFGETAEFVSYKKVLAELGPPLSDTVELASFHSASKGFMGECGLRAGYVELVNVDPTVMQYIENLFSTFSGAPTLGQIALEVMTNPPQPGDPSYPLYKKEMQQIRTTLVQNVKRVYEVLNSLPGFSCQPVEGGAFAFPTIHLPPKAIQRAKEAGMEPDTFYCLRLVEEAGLLISPGCEFGQKEATYHIRFCIMTPQDTMVEILKRLSNFHTKFVKEFS; translated from the exons ATGTATTTGTTTACG GAGATTGGCTCCAATGTAAAGAACATGAAGCAGTTGGAGTATTTAGTCCTagccaagcaaacaaagaaGGTTATTAATGAGCTCAGACAG GGAGTGATAAAGCCCTACACGGAGGTGATAGATGTCTGCTGGGGTGACCCACACAGAGCAGGCATAAAGCCTCTGTCATTTGTCAGACAG GTTCTTGCAGCATGTCTTTACCCTCAGCTTTTGGAGAGTGACAAACTGCTGGTGGACGTCCGACAGAGGGCTAAGAGACTGCTGGAGGCATGTGATGGAGGGAGTGTAG gttcaTACAGTCCCACAACAGGTATTCCAGAAATAAGTCAGAAAGTGTCGGAGTTCATAAAGAAACGAGATGGAGGAGTTCCGTCTTACCCTGAAAACATATACATCAGCCCTGGCTCACAGTGGTCCCTCGCG AACATCCTGAACGTCTTGGTGAATCCTGAGGCGTCGCTCAGAACCGGAGTGCTGACTCCAGTGCCATGCCACATCACCACCATTACGTCCCTAATGGGGATGGGGGCAGTTGTCATTCCTTACTACCTGAACGAGGAGCAAGGCTGGACCCTGCAGGTAGAGGAGCTGCAGCGAGCGCTGGAGTCCGTCAAGGGAGTCTGCAACCCTGTTGCTTTATATGTCATCAACCCCGGAAACCCATCAG GTCTTGTTCAGAGCAGAAAATCAATTCAAGAAGTGATCCAGTTTGTCTCAGAGAAGAGGCTCTTTCTGCTTGCTGATGAG GTGTATCAGGACTGTGTTTTTGGGGAAACCGCTGAGTTTGTCTCCTATAAAAAAGTTCTGGCTGAGTTGGGGCCTCCTCTGTCAGACACTGTGGAACTAGCATCCTTCCACTCAGCATCCAAAGGCTTCATGGGGGAGTGCGGTCTGCGTGCTGGTTATGTTGAGCTTGTGAATGTCGACCCTACTGTGATGCAATACATCGAAAACCTTTTCTCCACTTTTTCCGGGGCCCCTACATTGGGTCAGATCGCCCTGGAGGTGATGACAAACCCTCCGCAGCCAGGAGACCCCTCGTATCCTCTGTATAAGAAG GAGATGCAGCAAATCCGGACCACCTTGGTTCAAAACGTGAAGAGAGTCTACGAGGTCCTCAACAGCCTGCCGGGTTTCAGCTGCCAACCAGTGGAAGGAGGAGCGTTTGCATTCCCCACAATTCATCTTCCACCCAAGGCCATCCAGAGAGCCAAG gaAGCAGGAATGGAACCAGacacattttactgtttgaGACTAGTGGAGGAGGCAGGACTGTTGATCAGTCCTGGTTGTGAGTTTGGACAAAAAGAGGCCACGTACCACATCAG attttgcATCATGACCCCTCAGGACACCATGGTGGAAATACTGAAACGCTTGAGCAACTTCCACACAAAGTTTGTGAAGGAGTTTTCTTAA
- the LOC108239564 gene encoding chymotrypsin-like elastase family member 3B isoform X2, with protein sequence MILVLVLLMVVTTVSGCGVPSHRPDTSRVVNGKEARPYSWPWQVSLESFYPTCGGTLIAPNWVLTAAHCITFHTYRVVLAEHDMNREEGPEQSIMVAKMIIHPNWNDNCVSCGNDIALLKLEKSAVVSDKVQPACLPQHGVSLSHDQPCYITGWGRLYCGPRATTLQQALLPVVDHSVCSQSDWWGSSVRATMVCAGGDNKSACHGDSGGPLNCVGKDGRWYVEGVTSFVDGRGCNTPKKPTVFTRVASFIPWISETMARN encoded by the exons ATGATACTGGTGCTTGTTCTTCTGATGGTCGTCACGACTG TGTCTGGGTGCGGCGTGCCCAGCCACAGGCCCGACACAAGCCGTGTGGTGAACGGGAAGGAAGCACGTCCATACAGCTGGCCATGGCAG GTTTCTTTGGAGTCTTTCTATCCCACTTGTGGAGGGACACTTATTGCTCCTAACTGGGTTCTAACTGCAGCCCACTGCATCAC CTTCCACACATACAGGGTGGTTCTCGCTGAACATGACATGAACAGAGAAGAGGGACCTGAACAATCCATCATGGTAGCAAAAATGATCATCCACCCCAACTGGAATGACAACTGTGTTTCCTGTGG GAATGATATTGCTCTGCTTAAACTGGAGAAGAGTGCTGTTGTCAGTGATAAAGTTCAGCCAGCCTGCCTGCCGCAGCATGGAGTTTCTCTAAGCCACGACCAGCCCTGTTACATCACGGGCTGGGGTCGTCTCTACT GTGGCCCTCGGGCAACGACGCTACAGCAGGCGCTGCTTCCTGTGGTGGATCACAGTGTCTGCAGTCAAAGTGACTGGTGGGGCAGCTCAGTTAGGGCAACGATGGTCTGTGCAGGAGGAGACAACAAGTCAGCATGCCAT GGTGACTCTGGAGGCCCTCTGAACTGTGTGGGCAAAGACGGCAGATGGTACGTTGAAGGAGTGACAAGCTTCGTGGATGGACGTGGATGCAATACCCCTAAAAAGCCGACAGTCTTTACCCGGGTGGCCTCCTTCATCCCCTGGATCAGTGAG ACAATGGCTCGAAACTGA
- the dhx30 gene encoding ATP-dependent RNA helicase DHX30 — protein sequence MALPGHILVRLRALCGLTKCVHTGGKSASNWRGDMRWYRAKPQNLQEPSASCLRSQRGKVDDLLKEIPDPKTFLNNTISRLMGVSNLSQLIQYSCTEQAGVKKATVTLQWPCKIEEEGHASKKIDAERLAAAAACLRLREIGVIGPSNHLPQRKTAQKRVCLHPLLDDEDGSLADDVFRADQCLHPKEDSAGVAEALSLFPQPKSLLTRVIQVATSKSIGEMLQYRTTGGKRKTCELTLLWPEKMTFTATANKRAMAEKNVSALACLKLKELGLLDKYNNPLTHAMYHKEKVRKAGQRARRPLSLEIPEYLQQMMKEHLERYPVATEVQKLWEEEEERGQQAADQEDEYEEEDFVTDAITGRPYKALSEQQAELHSLHLQQKWENSKPDLSVELPVDAHRQRVVSAVRSSRVVVIAGETGCGKTTRIPRFLLEEHVRGGEGAECNILVTQPRRISAVSVAHRVAHEMGPHLKDHVGYQVRFESRPPEQSRGSMLFLTVGVLLRKLQSNPTLKGISHVVVDEVHERDINTDLLLALLRSSLEENPNLRVVLMSATGDNQKLAEFFGGCPIVKVPGFMHPVRDKYLEDVLREMGRPPSNEKKEMDEATPDLDLVADVIEHIDKHGEPGAVLCFLPGWQDIKAVQEKLKEKPYFSSGSHMILPLHSSLSVADQQTVFQHPPEGQRKIVLATNIAETSITIDDIVHVVDAGTHKELNYDPQTKVSCLDTVWISRSNVTQRKGRAGRCRPGQSYHLFPRKRLESMTLFPIPEILRTPLENLVMQAKIHSPNCKAVDFLSQVLDSPEQYAVRDAVKNLQEIGVLDKTEALTSLGEHVACISCDPRLGKVLVLGIVFRCVLPMLSVAACLTRDPFHNSLQNRDLVKKAKEDLSASSFSDYLVFSRAILGWKKAQREGDREDREEYLFNYTLSKPSLRFINGLISQFSDNLQEAGLVSQAYECQRQTSLYNEHSSQDELLKAVLLAGLYPNLIQVKKGIVTKRGRFRPNDIALRTASGPVLLHRSSVNRGKENLPSRWLTFFSAIKSNEIVFIRDSSVVHPLALLLLTDCDITETVIGDKVEVSFPGHSLMRCELPVETWELLWELRTSIQTMLHRNLNDPLSSNVTQDGNLIALLVELLNSTESDPFVQNDSIENEVD from the exons aTGGCGCTACCGGGGCATATACTCGTGCGACTGAGAGCGCTGTGCGGTTTAACCAAATGTGTTCACACAGGAGGAAAATCTGCATCAAACTGGAGAGGAGATATGCGGTGGTACAGGGCAAAACCTCAAAACCTTCAAGAACCCAGCGCGTCGTGTTTGCGGAGTCAACGAG GTAAGGTTGATGACCTCCTGAAGGAAATTCCAGATCCTAAAACCTTCCTAAACAACACCATTTCTCGGTTGATGGGTGTGAGTAACTTGTCCCAGCTCATCCAGTACAGCTGCACGGAACAAGCTGGTGTCAAG AAGGCCACTGTCACATTGCAGTGGCCCTGCAAGATTGAAGAGGAGGGTCATGCTTCCAAGAAGATTGACGCAGAGCGgttagctgctgcagctgcttgcCTCAGGCTCAGG GAAATAGGTGTGATTGGTCCAAGCAATCATCTGCCCCAGAGAAAGACTGCCCAGAAGAGAGTATGTCTACATCCCCTTTTAGATGACGAAGATGGCAGTTTGGCAGATGATGTATTCAGAGCAGATCAATGCTTGCATCCTAAAGAAGACTCTGCTGGTGTCGCTGAAGCTCTTTCACTGTTTCCACAACCCAAATCTCTCTTGACGAGGGTTATCCAGGTGGCCACATCTAAAAGTATTGGG GAGATGCTGCAGTACAGAACAACAGGCGGTAAGCGAAAAACCTGTGAGCTGACTCTGCTTTGGCCCGAGAAGATGACATTCACAGCAACGGCGAACAAACGAGCGATGGCAGAGAAAAACGTTTCAGCACTCGCTTGCTTGAAGCTGAAG GAGCTTGGGCTTCTGGATAAGTACAACAACCCACTGACTCATGCAATGTACCATAAAGAGAAGGTAAGGAAGGCTGGACAAAGAGCGAGACGCCCACTTTCGCTGGAAATCCCAGAATATCTGCAGCAGATGATGAAGGAGCACCTTGAACGG taCCCAGTGGCAACAGAAGTACAGAAACTatgggaggaagaagaggaaagggGACAACAGGCAGCAGACCAGGAAGATGAGTATGAAGAGGAGGACTTTGTAACCGATGCTATCACTGGCAGACCATACAAGGCTTTGTCTGAACAGCAGGCTGAGCTGCACAGCCTCCATCTGCAACAGAAATGGGAAAACTCGAAGCCCGATCTCAGCGTGGAGCTGCCGGTCGATGCTCATCGTCAGCGTGTAGTCTCAGCTGTGCGCTCCTCCAGGGTGGTGGTTATCGCAGGCGAGACGGGATGTGGCAAAACGACGCGCATTCCACGCTTCCTGCTCGAGGAACACGTACGAGGTGGGGAGGGCGCCGAGTGCAACATCCTGGTGACCCAGCCTCGCCGGATCAGTGCGGTGTCCGTGGCTCACCGTGTCGCTCATGAGATGGGTCCACATCTTAAAGACCACGTGGGATATCAG GTGAGATTTGAGAGTCGACCcccagagcagagcagaggcTCCATGCTCTTCCTCACAGTCGGCGTCCTGCTGAGGAAGCTGCAGTCAAACCCGACCCTGAAAGGAATCAGCCACGTCGTGGTGGACGAGGTCCACGAGAGGGACATAAACACAGACCTGCTGCTGGCCTTGCTGCGTTCCAGCTTGGAGGAGAACCCTAACTTACGAGTTGTTCTCATGAGTGCTACTGGGGACAACCAGAAGCTGGCTGAGTTCTTTGGAGGCTGTCCCATTGTGAAGGTGCCAGGATTTATGCACCCAGTCAGAGACAAATACCTGGAGGACGTGCTGAGGGAGATGGGACGCCCGCCTTcgaatgaaaaaaaa GAAATGGACGAAGCTACACCAGATCTTGATTTAGTAGCTGATGTTATAGAGCACATCGACAAACACGGAGAGCCGG GCGCAGTGCTGTGTTTCCTCCCTGGATGGCAGGACATCAAAGCAGTTcaagaaaaactaaaggaaaaaccTTACTTTTCCTCCGGCTCGCACATGATCCTGCCAT TGCACTCCAGCTTATCAGTGGCTGACCAGCAGACTGTGTTCCAGCATCCCCCAGAGGGCCAGAGGAAGATCGTCCTCGCCACTAACATTGCTGAGACCTCCATTACTATAGATGACATTGTTCACGTGGTGGATGCAGGCACTCATAAAGAACTAAATTATGACCCACAAACAAag gtttcCTGCCTGGACACAGTTTGGATCTCTCGTTCTAATGTAACACAAAGAAAGGGCCGAGCAGGACGTTGTCGGCCAGGACAGTCCTACCACCTGTTTCCAAGGAAACGGCTGGAATCGATGACTCTCTTCCCTATCCCTGAGATCCTGCGTACCCCACTGGAGAATTTAGTAATGCAGGCAAAAATCCACAGTCCTAACTGCAAG GCTGTAGATTTCTTGTCGCAAGTGTTGGACAGTCCAGAGCAGTATGCTGTAAGGGATGCTGTCAAAAATCTTCAAGAGATTG GAGTTCTGGACAaaactgaggccttgacttctTTAGGCGAGCATGTTGCCTGCATATCGTGTGACCCACGGCTGGGCAAAGTGCTGGTTCTGGGTATCGTATTCAGATGTGTTCTGCCTATGTTGTCTGTCGCTGCCTGCCTCACCAGAGACCCGTTCCACAACAGCCTGCAGAACCGAGACCTCGTCAAGAAG GCCAAGGAGGACCTGAGTGCCTCGAGCTTCAGTGACTATCTGGTGTTCAGCAGAGCCATTCTGGGCTGGAAGAAAGCCCAGCGGGAGGGAGACAGAGAAGACCGAGAGGAATATCTGTTCAACTACACTCTGTCCAAACCCAGTCTTCGATTTATCAACG gCCTTATTTCTCAGTTCAGTGACAACCTGCAGGAAGCCGGGCTGGTTTCTCAGGCATACGAGTGCCAGCGACAAACTTCTCTGTACAATGAGCACAGCAGCCAGGATGAGCTGCTGAAAGCTGTGCTGCTAGCTGGGCTGTATCCTAACCTCATTCAG gtgAAGAAAGGTATCGTGACCAAAAGAGGGCGCTTTCGTCCCAACGACATCGCTCTCCGCACAGCCAGCGGCCCAGTGTTGCTTCATCGCTCTTCAGTTAACAG aggaaaagaaaatctcCCCAGTCGTTGGCTGACCTTCTTCAGCGCGATCAAGTCTAATGAAATAGTGTTCATCAGGGACTCTTCTGTCGTCCATCCACTCGCCCTGTTGTTACTCACAGACTGTGACATCACAGAGACAG TAATTGGCGACAAGGTGGAGGTCTCGTTCCCTGGACACTCCCTGATGCGCTGCGAGCTGCCGGTCGAGACGTGGGAGCTGCTTTGGGAGCTGCGCACCTCCATTCAGACCATGCTCCACCGGAACCTGAACGACCCCCTCAGCTCCAACGTCACTCAAGATGGAAACCTCATCGCCTTACTTGTAGAGCTGCTGAACAGCACAGAGTCGGACCCTTTTGTTCAGAATGACAGCATAGAAAATGAGGTggattga
- the LOC108239564 gene encoding chymotrypsin-like elastase family member 3B isoform X1, giving the protein MILVLVLLMVVTTVSGCGVPSHRPDTSRVVNGKEARPYSWPWQVSLESFYPTCGGTLIAPNWVLTAAHCITFHTYRVVLAEHDMNREEGPEQSIMVAKMIIHPNWNDNCVSCGNDIALLKLEKSAVVSDKVQPACLPQHGVSLSHDQPCYITGWGRLYSGGPRATTLQQALLPVVDHSVCSQSDWWGSSVRATMVCAGGDNKSACHGDSGGPLNCVGKDGRWYVEGVTSFVDGRGCNTPKKPTVFTRVASFIPWISETMARN; this is encoded by the exons ATGATACTGGTGCTTGTTCTTCTGATGGTCGTCACGACTG TGTCTGGGTGCGGCGTGCCCAGCCACAGGCCCGACACAAGCCGTGTGGTGAACGGGAAGGAAGCACGTCCATACAGCTGGCCATGGCAG GTTTCTTTGGAGTCTTTCTATCCCACTTGTGGAGGGACACTTATTGCTCCTAACTGGGTTCTAACTGCAGCCCACTGCATCAC CTTCCACACATACAGGGTGGTTCTCGCTGAACATGACATGAACAGAGAAGAGGGACCTGAACAATCCATCATGGTAGCAAAAATGATCATCCACCCCAACTGGAATGACAACTGTGTTTCCTGTGG GAATGATATTGCTCTGCTTAAACTGGAGAAGAGTGCTGTTGTCAGTGATAAAGTTCAGCCAGCCTGCCTGCCGCAGCATGGAGTTTCTCTAAGCCACGACCAGCCCTGTTACATCACGGGCTGGGGTCGTCTCTACT CAGGTGGCCCTCGGGCAACGACGCTACAGCAGGCGCTGCTTCCTGTGGTGGATCACAGTGTCTGCAGTCAAAGTGACTGGTGGGGCAGCTCAGTTAGGGCAACGATGGTCTGTGCAGGAGGAGACAACAAGTCAGCATGCCAT GGTGACTCTGGAGGCCCTCTGAACTGTGTGGGCAAAGACGGCAGATGGTACGTTGAAGGAGTGACAAGCTTCGTGGATGGACGTGGATGCAATACCCCTAAAAAGCCGACAGTCTTTACCCGGGTGGCCTCCTTCATCCCCTGGATCAGTGAG ACAATGGCTCGAAACTGA